A stretch of DNA from Streptomyces rubradiris:
AGGAAGAAGTCCGCGCGGACCAGGCCCTCGCAGGAGGTCGCCTCGAACGCCTCGACCGCGAGCCGCCGCACCTCGGCGGTCTGCTCCTCGGTGAGCGGGGCCGGGACGACGCCGGGCGTGGAGTCGATGTACTTGGCCTCGAAGTCGTAGTACGCGTGCGCGTCCGGCGGCGGGATCTCGGCCGGGACGGAGGCGCGCGGGCCGTCCTCGAACTCCAAAACGCCGCACTCGATCTCACGGCCCCGTACGGCGGCCTCGACCAGGATCTTCGGGTCGTGGCGCTGCGCTTCGGCGATGGCCTCGTCCAGCCCGGCCAGGCCGTCGACCTTGGTGATGCCGATGGAGGAGCCCGCGCGCGCCGGCTTCACGAACAGCGGCCAGCCGTGCTCGCCGGCGAAGTCGACGATCCGCTTGCGGGCGGCGGACTCGTCCAGGGCCCACTCGCGGGGGCGGATCACCAGGTACGGGCCGACCTTGAGCCCGTAGGAGGCGAGGATCCGCTTCATGTACTCCTTGTCCTGGCCGACGGCCGAGGCGAGCACGCCCGAGCCGACGTAGGGCACCCCGGACAGCTCCAGCAGGCCCTGGAGGGTGCCGTCCTCGCCGTAGGGGCCGTGCAGCACCGGGAAGACGACGTCGACCTCGCCGAGCGCCTTGGGCACGGAGCCGGGCTCGCTGTAGACGACCTCGCGGCTGGTGGGGTCGACGGGGAGCACCACGCCGCCCTCGTGCTCCTCCGCGAGGTCGGCGACCTCGGGGGTGCGGCGGTCGGCGATGGCCATCCGGTCCGGTTCGTCGGCGGTGAGCACCCAACGGCCCTCCCGCGTGATGCCGATCGGCAGGACGTCGTACTTCGTCCGGTCGATGGCCCTGAGGACCGCGCCGGCGGTGACCATGGAGATCCCGTGTTCGGAGCTGCGCCCGCCGAACACGACGGCCACGCGCGGCTTGCGCTCCGGCTGCTCGGGGCTCTGGGGAAGGTTCTCGGTGCTCATATCGCGTTGAGAGTACCTGGAGGTAGACGGCAAGTCAGCGCGCGCTCCCGGGCCGTCGCTCAGCGTCGCACGGATGGTCGCGGAGCGTCGCGGACGGCCCGGCGGGGGGCGTGGCGGGCCGGTTTCAGCGCCGTTCGGGCTTGGCGCTGCGCGCCATGAGCTCCTTGAGCGCGGCGACCGGCGACTTGCCCTCGTGCACGATCTCCACGACCGTCTCGGTGATGGGCATGTCGACGCCGTGCCGGCGGGCCAGATCCAGCACGGACTCGCAGGACTTGACGCCCTCGGCGGTCTGCTTGGTGACGGCGATGGTCTCCTGGAGGGTCATGCCCTTGCCGAGGTTGGTGCCGAAGGTGTGGTTGCGGGACAGCGGCGAGGAGCAGGTGGCCACCAGGTCGCCCAGGCCCGCGAGTCCGGAGAAGGTCAGCGGGTCGGCGCCCATCGCCAGGCCGAGCCGGGTGGTCTCGGCGAGGCCGCGGGTGATGAGCGAGCCCTTGGCGTTGTCGCCGAGTCCCATGCCGTCGGCGATGCCGACCGCGAGGCCGATGACGTTCTTCACCGCGCCGGCGAGTTCGCAGCCGACCACGTCGGTGTTGGTGTACGGCCGGAAGTACGGCGTGTGGCAGGCGGCCTGGAGCCGCTGGGCGACCCGCTCGTCGGTGCAGGCCACCACGGCCAGGGCGGGCATGCGGGCGGCGATCTCGCGGGCCA
This window harbors:
- a CDS encoding D-alanine--D-alanine ligase family protein translates to MSTENLPQSPEQPERKPRVAVVFGGRSSEHGISMVTAGAVLRAIDRTKYDVLPIGITREGRWVLTADEPDRMAIADRRTPEVADLAEEHEGGVVLPVDPTSREVVYSEPGSVPKALGEVDVVFPVLHGPYGEDGTLQGLLELSGVPYVGSGVLASAVGQDKEYMKRILASYGLKVGPYLVIRPREWALDESAARKRIVDFAGEHGWPLFVKPARAGSSIGITKVDGLAGLDEAIAEAQRHDPKILVEAAVRGREIECGVLEFEDGPRASVPAEIPPPDAHAYYDFEAKYIDSTPGVVPAPLTEEQTAEVRRLAVEAFEATSCEGLVRADFFLTEDGEFVINEINTMPGFTPISMYPQMWEATGVSYPELVDRLVRAALRRPTGLR
- a CDS encoding NAD(P)H-dependent glycerol-3-phosphate dehydrogenase; the protein is MSKPVRAAVMGTGSWGTAFGMVLADAGCDVTLWARRPGLAEAVNSTRTNPDYLPGVELPRNLRATADAAEALAGADFTVLAIPSQTLRENLADWSPRLAPDTVLVSLMKGVELGSTMRMSEVVEDVAKVGADRIAVVTGPNLAREIAARMPALAVVACTDERVAQRLQAACHTPYFRPYTNTDVVGCELAGAVKNVIGLAVGIADGMGLGDNAKGSLITRGLAETTRLGLAMGADPLTFSGLAGLGDLVATCSSPLSRNHTFGTNLGKGMTLQETIAVTKQTAEGVKSCESVLDLARRHGVDMPITETVVEIVHEGKSPVAALKELMARSAKPERR